A portion of the Sandaracinobacteroides saxicola genome contains these proteins:
- a CDS encoding cupin domain-containing protein, translated as MPKVDLASLPHLTTTGYPPPFDRAVAGRSRQQVALALSDFAANLITLAPGAWASQRHWHSAEDELVMIVSGEAVLVEDGGETLLRAGDIATWAKGVPNAHHLQNRSDAPVVFLAVGPDRPGEDVCLYPDIGMRWSAADGYVVGPPRTPPMNPE; from the coding sequence ATGCCGAAAGTCGATCTCGCCAGCCTGCCGCACCTCACCACCACCGGTTACCCGCCGCCGTTCGACCGCGCCGTCGCCGGGCGCAGCCGGCAGCAGGTGGCGCTCGCGCTCAGCGATTTCGCCGCCAACCTGATCACGCTCGCACCCGGTGCCTGGGCCAGCCAGCGCCACTGGCACAGCGCGGAGGACGAGCTGGTGATGATCGTCTCCGGCGAGGCGGTGCTGGTCGAGGATGGTGGCGAGACCCTGCTGCGCGCCGGCGACATCGCCACCTGGGCAAAGGGCGTTCCCAACGCCCACCACCTGCAGAACCGCAGCGACGCGCCCGTGGTTTTCCTCGCCGTCGGCCCCGACCGGCCGGGAGAGGACGTCTGCCTCTACCCCGACATCGGCATGCGCTGGAGCGCCGCCGACGGCTATGTCGTCGGCCCGCCCCGGACGCCGCCGATGAACCCTGAATGA
- a CDS encoding cold-shock protein, with product MSYDDKRRGHRGRGNDRKRGGDDFEGGDFGGGGFGGGFGGDRGGFGGGGRSFGGGGFGGGGSSFGGGGGSRFGGGAAGGGGGFGGGGGGFGGPRRDMNPGIVVGQGKGQVKFFNAQKGFGFVVREDGGEDVFLHISAVERAGLSAIADGQPIEFTLTERNGRVSATDISLIGEPLPVAERAPRPPREGGFGGDRGGFGDRPPRPAGGGFGNRPPPQTDGTRYEGTVKFFNAQKGFGFVSRDDGGADAFVHISAVERAGLSDLAPNQKLSFELETDRRGKQAAVNIEVI from the coding sequence ATGAGTTACGATGACAAGCGCCGCGGACACCGCGGCCGTGGGAACGACCGGAAGCGTGGCGGCGACGATTTCGAGGGCGGCGATTTTGGCGGGGGCGGCTTCGGCGGCGGCTTTGGGGGTGATCGCGGCGGCTTCGGCGGCGGCGGGCGCAGCTTCGGCGGCGGCGGCTTCGGCGGTGGCGGCAGCAGCTTCGGCGGTGGCGGCGGCAGCCGCTTCGGCGGCGGTGCTGCTGGCGGCGGCGGCGGTTTCGGTGGCGGCGGGGGTGGCTTCGGCGGCCCGCGGCGGGACATGAACCCCGGCATCGTCGTCGGCCAGGGCAAGGGCCAGGTCAAATTCTTCAACGCGCAAAAGGGCTTCGGCTTCGTCGTCCGTGAAGACGGTGGCGAGGATGTGTTCCTGCACATCAGCGCCGTGGAGCGCGCCGGCCTCAGCGCCATCGCCGATGGCCAGCCGATCGAGTTCACGCTCACCGAACGCAACGGCCGGGTGTCGGCAACCGACATCTCGCTGATCGGGGAGCCGCTGCCGGTCGCCGAGCGCGCCCCGCGCCCGCCCCGCGAAGGCGGCTTCGGCGGTGACCGCGGTGGCTTCGGCGACCGTCCGCCCCGGCCGGCCGGGGGTGGCTTCGGCAACCGCCCGCCGCCGCAGACGGACGGCACGCGCTATGAAGGCACGGTCAAATTCTTCAACGCGCAAAAGGGCTTCGGCTTCGTCTCGCGCGATGATGGCGGCGCCGACGCCTTCGTCCACATCAGCGCGGTCGAACGCGCCGGCCTGTCGGACCTGGCGCCCAACCAGAAGCTCAGCTTCGAACTGGAAACCGACCGCCGCGGCAAGCAGGCGGCCGTCAACATCGAAGTCATCTAA
- a CDS encoding cation diffusion facilitator family transporter, which produces MGHHHDHGHGGHGHPVAGWRYGVGIALNLLIVAVQLGAGFAVGSTALLADAGHNASDVVGLLLAGGAAWLATRPGAEKRTYGFGKAGVLAALVNCLLLLLASGAILAEAASRLLGGHAATPPGGVVMAVAALGILVNGGSAWLLSGGQAGDVNRRAAVLHLLADAAVSAGVVVAGALMLWTGAAWIDPLASVLIVGVIVAGSWRLLRESLDLAMDSAPAHIDVGEVRAWLMQQPGVAAVHDLHIWPISATEPALTAHLVRPAGSDDAVLHALQHGLRARFGIGHATLQLETSHLHECEHLPC; this is translated from the coding sequence ATGGGCCATCATCACGATCATGGGCATGGCGGGCACGGTCATCCGGTGGCGGGGTGGCGTTATGGCGTGGGGATCGCGCTAAACCTGCTGATCGTGGCGGTACAGCTGGGGGCGGGGTTCGCGGTCGGCTCGACGGCGCTGCTGGCGGACGCGGGGCACAATGCGTCGGATGTGGTGGGGCTGCTGCTGGCGGGCGGGGCGGCGTGGCTGGCGACGCGGCCGGGCGCGGAAAAGCGCACCTATGGCTTCGGCAAGGCCGGCGTGCTGGCGGCGCTGGTGAACTGCCTGCTGCTGCTGCTGGCGAGCGGCGCGATCCTGGCGGAGGCCGCGTCGCGCCTGTTGGGGGGACATGCGGCGACGCCGCCGGGGGGCGTGGTGATGGCGGTGGCGGCGCTGGGCATCCTGGTCAATGGCGGCTCGGCCTGGTTGCTGAGCGGCGGTCAGGCCGGCGACGTGAACCGGCGGGCGGCGGTGCTGCACCTGCTGGCGGACGCGGCGGTCTCGGCCGGCGTGGTGGTGGCGGGCGCGCTGATGCTGTGGACGGGGGCGGCGTGGATCGACCCGCTGGCGAGCGTGCTGATCGTGGGCGTGATCGTGGCGGGCAGCTGGCGGCTGCTGCGCGAGTCGCTCGACCTGGCGATGGACAGCGCGCCGGCGCACATCGATGTCGGCGAGGTGCGGGCCTGGCTGATGCAGCAGCCGGGGGTGGCGGCGGTGCATGACCTGCACATCTGGCCGATCAGCGCGACCGAGCCGGCGCTGACCGCGCATCTGGTCCGGCCGGCGGGAAGCGACGACGCCGTGCTGCATGCGCTGCAACACGGGCTGCGGGCGCGCTTCGGCATCGGCCATGCGACGTTGCAGCTGGAGACCAGCCATCTGCACGAGTGCGAGCATCTGCCCTGCTGA
- a CDS encoding DUF885 domain-containing protein, with the protein MKGPPMFRILLLTTALLAAPAIAQAAATPATAPQPASQDQALAAFFDSFDQAQLALNPQAKTQRGIRDADYGKWTDGSDAAETARYALGQDRLAAMKRQFDPARLSPQSRLSYRLFEYRMTRAARAWPFRHYDFEFDQMNGVQSGAPAFLINLHRVANRAEADAYLSRLNGMGAVMDRAIANALAAEKKGVVPPRWTFPYVIADARNVITGAPFDGGADSALFADFKGKVAKLDLPQADKDALVAAAARALTTIVKPAYTRVIAFAEAQAKRAPAGDGAWRFPEGRAYYAERLANYTTTTMTAAQIHALGLAQVARIHGEMTAIKDRVGFKGDLKAFFKYMRERPENFYPNTAEGRQMYLDETGKVMAAMTAKLPDYFSPAATPRDPLTIKAVEPFREKSAGKAFYQRPAPDGSRPGVYYVNLYDMRDMPNIELEALAFHEGVPGHHLDGSVTSKLTGLPPFRRFGGFTAWSEGWGLYAEKLGKDMGFYTDPYRDFGRLQLELHRAIRLVVDTGLHDKRWSREKAIRYVEDNSADAPGGIVKAIERYAVFPGQATAYMVGRLKISELRDRAQRELGPKFTMAGFHDAVLLNGAVPMDVLEENVNAWIKATRAGRP; encoded by the coding sequence ATGAAGGGACCCCCGATGTTTCGCATCCTGCTGCTCACCACCGCGCTCCTTGCTGCCCCCGCCATCGCGCAAGCCGCCGCCACCCCCGCCACCGCGCCACAACCCGCCAGCCAGGACCAGGCGCTCGCCGCCTTCTTCGACAGCTTCGACCAGGCGCAACTGGCCCTCAACCCGCAGGCGAAGACCCAGCGCGGCATCCGCGACGCCGACTATGGCAAATGGACCGACGGCAGCGACGCCGCGGAGACCGCCCGCTACGCCCTGGGTCAGGACAGGCTCGCCGCGATGAAGCGCCAGTTCGACCCGGCGCGATTGTCGCCGCAATCACGCCTCAGCTATCGCCTGTTCGAATACCGCATGACCCGCGCCGCACGCGCCTGGCCGTTCCGCCATTATGATTTCGAGTTCGACCAGATGAACGGCGTGCAGAGCGGCGCCCCCGCCTTCCTCATCAACCTGCACCGCGTCGCCAACCGGGCCGAGGCCGACGCCTACCTCAGCCGCCTGAACGGCATGGGCGCCGTGATGGACCGGGCGATCGCCAACGCGCTCGCCGCCGAGAAGAAGGGCGTCGTCCCGCCGCGCTGGACCTTCCCCTATGTCATCGCCGACGCCCGCAACGTCATCACCGGCGCGCCGTTCGATGGGGGTGCCGATTCAGCGCTCTTCGCCGATTTCAAGGGCAAGGTGGCGAAGCTCGACCTGCCACAGGCCGACAAGGACGCGCTGGTCGCCGCCGCCGCGCGGGCGCTCACCACCATCGTCAAACCCGCCTACACCCGCGTCATCGCCTTCGCCGAGGCGCAAGCCAAGCGCGCCCCCGCCGGCGACGGCGCCTGGCGCTTCCCCGAAGGACGCGCTTATTATGCCGAACGCCTCGCCAACTACACCACCACCACCATGACCGCGGCGCAGATCCATGCGCTCGGCCTGGCCCAGGTGGCGCGCATCCATGGCGAGATGACCGCGATCAAGGACCGCGTGGGTTTCAAGGGCGACCTGAAGGCCTTCTTCAAATATATGCGCGAACGGCCGGAGAATTTTTACCCCAACACCGCCGAAGGCCGGCAGATGTATCTCGACGAGACCGGCAAGGTCATGGCCGCGATGACCGCGAAGCTGCCCGATTATTTCAGCCCCGCTGCCACCCCGCGCGATCCGCTCACCATAAAGGCTGTCGAGCCCTTCCGCGAAAAATCCGCCGGCAAGGCCTTCTACCAGCGCCCCGCGCCCGACGGCTCCCGCCCCGGCGTCTATTATGTCAACCTCTACGACATGCGCGACATGCCCAACATCGAGCTGGAGGCGCTCGCCTTCCACGAGGGCGTGCCCGGCCACCATCTCGATGGCTCGGTCACCTCGAAGCTCACCGGCCTCCCGCCCTTCCGCCGCTTCGGCGGCTTCACCGCCTGGAGCGAGGGTTGGGGCCTCTATGCCGAAAAGCTCGGCAAGGACATGGGCTTCTACACCGACCCCTACCGCGATTTCGGCCGGCTCCAGCTGGAACTGCACCGCGCCATCCGCCTGGTGGTGGACACCGGCCTGCACGACAAGCGCTGGAGCCGCGAAAAGGCGATCCGCTATGTGGAGGACAACAGCGCCGACGCGCCCGGCGGCATCGTGAAGGCCATCGAACGCTACGCCGTTTTCCCCGGCCAGGCCACCGCCTACATGGTCGGCCGCCTGAAGATCAGCGAGCTGCGCGACCGGGCGCAGCGCGAACTCGGCCCGAAATTCACCATGGCCGGTTTCCACGACGCGGTGCTGTTGAACGGCGCGGTGCCGATGGACGTGCTGGAGGAAAATGTGAACGCGTGGATCAAGGCGACGAGGGCCGGCCGACCTTGA
- a CDS encoding SUF system Fe-S cluster assembly regulator, which produces MRLSNLADYAVVVMTVAARERGMVSAAQIADKAGIPAPTVAKLMSALSRAGLLISSRGAAGGATLARCTAGITLAEIIEAIEGPIALTACVHDAGDCALTGSCAVRPHWAPVNRAVRQALTRVTLAELAGAPAAARTLEMA; this is translated from the coding sequence ATTCGCCTCTCCAATCTTGCCGATTATGCCGTCGTGGTGATGACCGTCGCCGCGCGGGAGCGGGGAATGGTGTCGGCCGCGCAGATCGCGGACAAGGCCGGCATCCCCGCGCCGACGGTCGCCAAGCTGATGAGCGCGCTCAGCCGTGCCGGCCTGCTCATTTCCAGCCGGGGCGCTGCCGGGGGCGCCACGCTCGCCCGCTGCACCGCCGGCATCACGCTCGCCGAGATCATCGAGGCGATCGAAGGCCCCATCGCGCTTACTGCCTGCGTCCACGATGCCGGCGATTGCGCGCTGACCGGCAGCTGCGCCGTCCGCCCGCACTGGGCGCCCGTCAACCGTGCCGTGCGCCAGGCGCTCACCCGCGTGACGCTCGCCGAGCTTGCCGGCGCGCCCGCCGCGGCCCGCACCCTGGAAATGGCATGA
- the sufB gene encoding Fe-S cluster assembly protein SufB — translation MMDEILTPVRNAEAAAAVEDTSTYKWGFSSDIEQDFAPKGLTEDTVRFISAKKNEPAWMLDWRLKAFRHWLTMTPPDWAKLDIAPIDYQDAYYYAAPKAKPKLGSLDEVDPEILRVYEKLGIPIEEQKVLAGVEGARKVAVDAVFDSVSVATTFREELKRAGVIFLSISEAIREYPEMIRKHLGSVVPMRDNYFACLNCAVFSDGTFVYVPKGVRCPMELSTYFRINAENTGQFERTLIIADEGSYVSYLEGCTAPMRDENQLHAAVVELVAETDAEIKYSTVQNWYPGDKDGKGGIYNFVTKRALCHGARSKVSWTQVETGSAITWKYPSCVLSGENSVGEFYSVAVTNNRQQADTGTKMIHLGAGTRSTIISKGISAGRSSNAYRGLVRVGPGAEGARNFTQCDSLLLGDQCAAHTVPYIEVKNPSAQIEHEATTSKISDDQLFYTLQRGLNAEEAVSLIVNGFCKEVLQQLPMEFAVEAQKLLGVSLEGSVG, via the coding sequence ATGATGGACGAGATTCTGACACCTGTGCGCAACGCCGAGGCCGCCGCCGCGGTCGAGGACACCTCCACCTACAAATGGGGTTTCTCCAGCGACATCGAACAGGATTTTGCGCCCAAGGGCCTCACCGAAGACACCGTCCGCTTCATCAGCGCCAAGAAGAACGAACCCGCCTGGATGCTGGACTGGCGGTTGAAGGCGTTCCGCCACTGGCTCACCATGACGCCCCCCGATTGGGCGAAGCTCGACATCGCGCCCATCGACTATCAGGACGCCTATTATTATGCCGCGCCCAAGGCGAAGCCGAAACTCGGCAGCCTGGACGAGGTCGATCCCGAAATCCTGCGCGTCTATGAAAAACTCGGCATCCCTATCGAGGAGCAGAAGGTGCTCGCCGGCGTCGAAGGCGCGCGCAAGGTTGCGGTGGACGCCGTGTTCGATTCGGTCAGCGTCGCCACCACCTTCCGCGAGGAGCTGAAGCGCGCCGGCGTCATCTTCCTGTCGATCAGCGAGGCGATCCGCGAATATCCGGAGATGATCCGCAAGCATCTGGGCAGCGTGGTGCCGATGCGGGACAATTATTTCGCATGCCTGAACTGCGCGGTCTTCTCGGACGGCACCTTCGTCTATGTGCCCAAGGGCGTGCGCTGCCCGATGGAGCTGTCCACCTACTTCCGCATCAACGCCGAAAACACCGGCCAGTTCGAACGCACGCTGATCATTGCCGATGAAGGCAGCTATGTCAGCTATCTCGAAGGCTGCACCGCGCCGATGCGGGACGAAAACCAGCTGCACGCCGCGGTCGTCGAGCTGGTCGCCGAAACCGACGCCGAGATCAAATATTCGACCGTGCAGAACTGGTATCCCGGCGACAAGGACGGCAAGGGCGGCATCTATAATTTCGTCACCAAACGCGCGCTGTGCCACGGCGCGCGGTCAAAAGTCAGCTGGACGCAGGTCGAAACCGGCAGCGCCATCACCTGGAAATACCCCAGCTGCGTGCTCTCCGGCGAAAACAGTGTCGGCGAATTCTATTCCGTCGCCGTCACCAACAACCGCCAGCAGGCCGACACCGGCACCAAGATGATCCACCTGGGCGCCGGCACGCGCAGCACGATCATCAGCAAGGGCATCAGCGCCGGCCGCAGCAGCAACGCCTACCGCGGCCTTGTCCGCGTGGGGCCGGGCGCGGAGGGCGCGCGCAACTTCACCCAGTGCGATTCGCTGCTGCTGGGCGATCAATGCGCCGCGCACACCGTGCCTTACATCGAAGTGAAGAATCCCTCTGCACAGATCGAGCACGAAGCCACCACCAGCAAGATCAGCGACGACCAGCTCTTCTACACCCTGCAACGCGGCCTGAACGCGGAAGAAGCCGTCAGCCTGATCGTCAACGGCTTCTGCAAGGAAGTGCTGCAACAACTCCCGATGGAATTCGCGGTCGAAGCGCAGAAACTGCTGGGCGTGAGTCTTGAAGGGAGCGTGGGGTGA
- a CDS encoding endonuclease domain-containing protein translates to MIAGGDAPSISPPLQGRGRGWGLSAERRAEIQKYARDNRNNATAAERRLWKYLSRAQLGGYKFRRQAAIGTAIADFLCPQKALILEVDGATHVDPDADARRDQRLATLGFVVHRVTNEDVLTRLDDVLRGLWLLLESLPDRWPSRATPPHPYPSPEGEGKRVATTHLPFHSREGPGVGTSQIIAGTSG, encoded by the coding sequence GTGATCGCCGGTGGTGATGCCCCTAGCATCTCCCCTCCCCTTCAGGGGAGGGGCCGGGGGTGGGGTCTCTCCGCCGAGCGCCGTGCCGAAATCCAGAAATACGCCCGCGACAACCGCAACAACGCCACCGCCGCCGAACGCCGGCTGTGGAAATATCTCTCCCGCGCCCAACTCGGCGGCTACAAGTTCCGCCGCCAGGCCGCGATCGGGACGGCGATTGCCGATTTCCTCTGTCCGCAGAAAGCGCTGATCCTCGAAGTGGACGGCGCAACCCACGTCGATCCCGATGCAGACGCGCGCCGTGACCAACGACTGGCGACACTCGGTTTCGTGGTGCACCGCGTCACCAACGAAGATGTGCTGACCCGTCTCGACGATGTGCTGCGCGGCCTCTGGTTGTTGCTGGAGTCGCTCCCGGATCGATGGCCGTCCCGTGCGACACCGCCCCACCCCTACCCCTCCCCTGAAGGGGAGGGGAAACGCGTTGCTACGACACACCTCCCCTTCCATTCAAGGGAGGGGCCGGGGGTGGGGACGTCACAAATAATCGCTGGAACATCAGGTTAA
- the sufC gene encoding Fe-S cluster assembly ATPase SufC, which translates to MLTIHNLHTTVADKPILTGLSLTVNAGEVHAIMGPNGAGKSTLAYTLAGRPGYEVTEGSVSFEGEDLLALDPHERAARGLFLGFQYPVEIPGVSNLLFLRTALNAQRKLRGEAEASGAEFMKLIKTEAEALGLSMDMLKRPVNVGFSGGEKKRNEAVQLAMLGTKLAVLDETDSGLDIDALRVVADGINRFRSPARAVLLITHYQRLLDYVRPDFVHVLMGGRIVESGGPDLALRLEAQGYERHAA; encoded by the coding sequence ATGCTCACCATCCACAACCTCCACACCACGGTCGCCGACAAGCCGATCCTCACCGGCCTGTCGCTCACCGTCAACGCCGGCGAGGTCCATGCCATCATGGGCCCCAACGGCGCCGGCAAGTCGACGCTCGCCTACACGCTGGCCGGCCGCCCCGGCTATGAGGTCACCGAAGGCAGCGTCAGCTTCGAAGGCGAGGACCTGCTCGCCCTCGACCCGCACGAACGCGCCGCGCGCGGCCTGTTCCTCGGCTTCCAATATCCCGTCGAAATCCCCGGCGTCTCCAACCTGCTCTTCCTGCGCACCGCCCTCAACGCCCAGCGCAAGCTTCGCGGCGAAGCCGAAGCCTCTGGCGCCGAGTTCATGAAGCTCATCAAGACCGAAGCCGAGGCGCTCGGCCTCTCCATGGACATGCTGAAACGCCCCGTGAACGTCGGTTTCTCCGGCGGCGAGAAGAAGCGCAACGAGGCCGTCCAGCTCGCCATGCTCGGCACCAAACTCGCCGTGCTCGATGAAACCGACAGCGGCCTCGACATCGACGCGCTGCGCGTCGTCGCCGACGGCATCAACCGCTTCCGCTCGCCCGCGCGCGCCGTGCTCCTCATCACCCACTACCAGCGCCTGCTCGATTATGTCCGGCCCGATTTCGTCCATGTCCTGATGGGCGGCCGCATCGTCGAATCCGGCGGCCCCGACCTCGCGCTCCGCCTCGAAGCGCAGGGCTATGAACGGCACGCCGCATGA
- a CDS encoding SufD family Fe-S cluster assembly protein → MIALPSRKTEGWRWADLRLAGTLGGEAPPANDDLPALNWLAGDTPQLLIVGGRLHHADNARFGRDPDRALPAHPLADIAAAEAQGGLIWDAQGDAGIVQVTHLATGGAAHVAHRIRVAAGARATLVEQVIDQDHDAWSNLRLDAEVAEGGSLERILLISGTSALNSERVAVTLAAHARFRQTVLVAGGSSARIEAHVMLAGEGAHADIDGVMLGTRAQAFDALTRLTHAVPGTSSAQKWRLVAGGQAQVSVSGGVTVAPQAQKTDAEQSLRGLVLARTAAVNVKPELEIFADDVKCAHGCAIGELDRAALFYLQSRGLPRMQAQALLTSAFIADGLAGIGPEGVRTALQALAEGWAP, encoded by the coding sequence ATGATCGCGCTCCCCTCCCGCAAGACCGAAGGCTGGCGCTGGGCCGACCTGCGGCTGGCGGGAACGCTGGGTGGCGAAGCGCCGCCCGCGAACGACGATCTGCCGGCGCTCAACTGGCTCGCCGGCGACACGCCGCAGCTGCTCATCGTCGGCGGCCGGCTGCACCATGCGGACAATGCCCGTTTCGGCCGCGATCCCGACCGCGCGCTGCCCGCCCACCCGCTCGCCGACATCGCCGCCGCCGAAGCCCAGGGCGGCCTCATCTGGGACGCCCAGGGTGACGCCGGCATCGTGCAGGTCACCCACCTCGCCACCGGCGGCGCCGCGCATGTCGCCCACCGCATCCGCGTCGCCGCCGGCGCCCGCGCCACGCTGGTCGAACAGGTGATCGATCAGGACCATGACGCCTGGTCCAACCTCCGCCTCGATGCCGAGGTTGCCGAGGGCGGCAGTCTGGAACGCATCCTCCTCATCTCCGGCACCTCTGCACTCAACAGCGAGCGCGTCGCTGTCACGCTCGCCGCCCATGCCCGCTTCCGCCAGACCGTCCTCGTCGCCGGCGGCTCCTCCGCCCGCATCGAGGCGCATGTCATGCTGGCCGGCGAAGGCGCGCACGCCGATATCGATGGCGTCATGCTCGGCACCCGCGCGCAGGCGTTCGACGCGCTTACCCGGCTCACCCACGCCGTCCCCGGCACCTCCTCGGCGCAGAAATGGCGCCTGGTCGCCGGCGGCCAGGCGCAGGTGTCGGTCAGCGGCGGCGTCACCGTCGCGCCCCAGGCGCAGAAAACCGATGCCGAACAGTCGTTGCGCGGGCTGGTGCTGGCGCGCACCGCCGCCGTCAACGTCAAGCCGGAACTGGAAATCTTCGCGGATGACGTGAAATGCGCCCACGGCTGCGCCATCGGCGAGCTCGACCGCGCTGCCCTCTTCTACCTGCAATCGCGCGGCCTCCCCCGCATGCAGGCGCAGGCGCTCCTCACCAGCGCCTTCATCGCCGACGGCCTCGCCGGCATCGGGCCAGAGGGCGTCCGCACCGCGCTCCAGGCCCTCGCCGAAGGCTGGGCGCCATGA
- a CDS encoding SufS family cysteine desulfurase: MNLSFPLAARIPAALDVRDQFPGIGDWAYLDTAATAQKPQAVIDAIARAYGPDYATVHRGVYARSANMTERYEAARETVGRFIGARADEIIFTRGATEGINLIAQSWGNANIAAGDRILLTQLEHHSNIVPWRLLADRTGAHIDVAPLTPDGAIDTPALIALLTPRTKIVAIAHVSNVLGGIADVPTIAAAAHAAGAKLLVDGCQAAPRLALDMAALGADFYVLSGHKLYGPTGIGILWARADLLAAMPPWQGGGAMIESVAFDCVTYAAPPLRFEAGTPHIVGAVALAAAVDWVEAIGVERIHAHETRLLAEARAALAGDNRLILHGPADSAGILSFSLDGVHPHDIGTILDEGGVAIRAGHHCAQPLMAWLGVPATARASFGAYSNADDVDKLVTGMKRVRKIFG, translated from the coding sequence ATGAACCTGTCCTTCCCCCTCGCCGCACGCATCCCCGCCGCCCTGGACGTGCGAGACCAGTTCCCCGGCATCGGTGACTGGGCCTATCTCGACACCGCCGCCACCGCGCAGAAACCGCAGGCCGTGATCGACGCCATCGCCCGCGCCTATGGCCCCGATTACGCCACCGTCCACCGCGGCGTCTATGCCCGCAGCGCCAACATGACCGAGCGCTACGAGGCCGCGCGCGAGACCGTCGGCCGCTTCATCGGCGCCCGCGCGGACGAGATCATCTTCACCCGCGGCGCCACCGAGGGCATCAACCTCATCGCGCAAAGCTGGGGCAACGCCAACATCGCCGCCGGCGACCGCATCCTGCTGACCCAGCTCGAACACCACAGCAACATCGTCCCCTGGCGCCTCCTCGCCGACCGCACCGGCGCGCACATCGATGTCGCCCCGCTCACCCCCGATGGCGCGATCGACACCCCCGCCCTCATCGCCCTCCTCACCCCGCGCACCAAAATCGTCGCCATCGCCCATGTCTCGAACGTGCTCGGCGGCATCGCCGACGTACCCACCATCGCCGCCGCCGCCCACGCCGCCGGCGCGAAACTCCTCGTCGATGGCTGCCAGGCCGCCCCACGCCTCGCGCTCGACATGGCCGCGCTCGGTGCCGATTTCTATGTCTTATCCGGCCACAAGCTCTACGGTCCCACCGGCATCGGCATCCTCTGGGCCCGCGCCGACCTCCTCGCTGCCATGCCCCCCTGGCAGGGCGGCGGTGCCATGATCGAAAGCGTCGCCTTCGACTGCGTCACCTACGCCGCCCCACCGCTGCGGTTCGAGGCCGGCACGCCGCACATCGTCGGCGCCGTCGCGCTGGCCGCCGCGGTCGACTGGGTGGAAGCCATCGGGGTCGAGCGCATCCACGCCCACGAAACCCGCCTGCTGGCCGAAGCCCGCGCCGCGCTCGCCGGCGACAACCGCCTGATCCTGCACGGCCCCGCCGACAGCGCCGGCATCCTCAGCTTCAGCCTCGATGGGGTGCATCCACACGACATCGGCACCATATTGGACGAAGGCGGCGTCGCCATCCGCGCCGGCCACCATTGCGCGCAGCCACTGATGGCCTGGCTCGGCGTCCCCGCCACCGCCCGCGCCAGCTTCGGCGCCTACAGCAATGCCGATGACGTCGACAAACTGGTCACGGGCATGAAAAGGGTAAGGAAGATTTTCGGATGA
- a CDS encoding SUF system Fe-S cluster assembly protein, protein MNEPRRFDVEIIDEAPALPRGFVAPEARNNGSVQPRERDYLEGFLAKKPEPAPESGGELYDNIIAALRDIFDPEIPVNIYDLGLIYGVEIDDGHVVVNMTLTTPHCPVAESMPGEVELRVMSVPGVATCEVNLVWDPPWDPGKMADEARLELGML, encoded by the coding sequence ATGAACGAACCCCGCCGCTTCGACGTCGAGATCATCGACGAAGCCCCCGCCCTGCCGCGCGGTTTTGTTGCGCCAGAGGCGCGCAACAACGGCTCGGTGCAGCCCCGCGAGCGCGACTATCTCGAAGGCTTCCTCGCAAAGAAGCCCGAACCCGCGCCGGAAAGCGGCGGCGAGCTTTACGACAATATCATCGCCGCGCTGCGCGACATCTTCGACCCGGAAATCCCGGTCAACATCTACGACCTCGGCCTGATCTATGGCGTCGAGATCGACGACGGCCATGTCGTCGTCAACATGACGCTCACGACCCCCCACTGCCCGGTCGCCGAATCCATGCCCGGCGAGGTCGAGCTGCGCGTGATGTCCGTCCCCGGCGTCGCCACCTGCGAAGTCAACCTGGTCTGGGATCCGCCTTGGGACCCGGGCAAGATGGCCGACGAAGCCCGCCTCGAACTGGGAATGCTATGA
- a CDS encoding HesB/IscA family protein — MTTETLPRPARARPAPITLTDGAHARIASLMARAPEGTAGVRLSTPKRGCSGLAYSIDYVATPKPTDEAIPTPGGTLFVDGASLLYLIGSVMDWQEDDFTAGFTFNNPNAKGSCGCGESFTV; from the coding sequence ATGACCACCGAAACCCTGCCCCGCCCCGCCCGTGCCCGCCCGGCCCCCATCACGCTGACCGACGGCGCGCACGCCCGCATCGCCAGCCTGATGGCCCGCGCCCCCGAAGGCACCGCCGGCGTCCGCCTCTCCACGCCGAAACGCGGCTGCTCCGGCCTCGCCTATTCGATCGACTATGTCGCCACGCCGAAACCCACCGACGAAGCCATCCCCACCCCCGGCGGCACGCTGTTCGTCGATGGCGCGTCGCTGCTCTACCTGATCGGCAGCGTGATGGACTGGCAGGAGGACGACTTTACCGCCGGCTTCACCTTCAACAACCCCAACGCCAAGGGCAGCTGCGGCTGCGGCGAAAGCTTCACGGTCTGA